A genomic segment from Gossypium hirsutum isolate 1008001.06 chromosome D04, Gossypium_hirsutum_v2.1, whole genome shotgun sequence encodes:
- the LOC107898872 gene encoding E3 ubiquitin-protein ligase RING1, whose product MSSDGNVTGGGGANTVGVTNKPFFCYQCNRTVNVTISPPSSDPTCPICNEGFLEEYDNPNPNQGSGFLNPNPNSIPFHDPFLTLSDPFASLLPLLFPSSSSTTTSSSASIDPNNPSLSGPTRSGRGDPFAFDPFTFIQNHLNDLRSSGAQIEFVIQNNPSDQGFRLPANIGDYFIGPGLEQLIQQLAENDPNRYGTPPASKSAIEALPSVNITKNNLNSEFNQCAVCMDDFEEGTEAKQMPCKHLYHKDCLLPWLELHNSCPVCRHELPTDDPDYERRVRGAQGTSGGNDGDNSGQRSDGDNRTVERSFRISLPWPFQARGPGPAPGDNAETRQEDLD is encoded by the coding sequence ATGTCGTCCGACGGGAACGTCACCGGCGGCGGCGGCGCTAACACCGTCGGCGTAACCAATAAGCCTTTCTTTTGCTACCAATGCAACCGTACCGTTAACGTAACGATATCCCCTCCCTCTTCTGATCCGACTTGTCCCATTTGCAACGAGGGTTTCCTCGAAGAATACGACAACCCAAACCCTAATCAAGGTTCCGGTTTCCTAAACCCGAATCCGAACTCAATCCCGTTCCATGACCCTTTCTTGACGTTATCGGATCCGTTCGCTTCCCTCCTTCCGCTCCTTTTTCCGTCCTCTTCATCCACAACTACCTCATCCTCTGCTTCTATTGACCCTAATAACCCTAGCCTATCTGGGCCGACCCGCTCAGGTCGAGGCGACCCGTTCGCTTTCGATCCGTTTACCTTCATCCAGAATCATCTCAACGATCTGCGTTCAAGCGGGGCGCAGATCGAGTTCGTGATCCAGAACAATCCGTCCGACCAGGGCTTTCGGCTTCCGGCGAACATCGGGGATTATTTCATCGGACCGGGCCTTGAGCAATTGATCCAGCAGCTGGCCGAAAACGACCCTAACCGGTATGGGACCCCACCCGCATCTAAATCAGCCATTGAAGCGCTGCCTTCGGTGAATATAACGAAGAATAACTTGAATTCGGAGTTCAACCAGTGTGCAGTTTGCATGGACGATTTCGAGGAAGGAACTGAAGCCAAGCAGATGCCCTGTAAGCATCTTTATCATAAGGATTGCTTATTGCCGTGGCTGGAATTGCATAATTCGTGCCCCGTGTGTCGTCACGAGCTGCCTACTGATGATCCTGATTATGAGAGGAGGGTTCGCGGGGCACAAGGGACCAGTGGTGGTAATGACGGTGATAATAGTGGGCAGAGGTCTGATGGGGATAATCGGACTGTCGAGAGGAGTTTTAGGATATCGCTGCCTTGGCCGTTTCAGGCTCGGGGACCTGGTCCTGCACCAGGTGATAATGCAGAGACCAGGCAAGAAGATTTGGATTGA
- the LOC107898077 gene encoding uncharacterized protein gives MEGGSSFSVVGPPVFDGDNYQMWAVHMETYLKALDIWEPIEEDYEVPPLSTNPTVAQIKAQKEKKTRKSKDYLKAEYEGDERIRGMKVLNLIRDFELQKMKESESVKEYFVRLLSIANKVRLLGSELNDSRIVEKLLVTVLEKFEATSTTLENTKDLSKISLVELLNALQAQEQRRSMRQEGVIEGALPVKHQDNNKPDAKCSKCNQLGHEAVICKVKGQVQEVDAQVVDQEEEDQLFVITCFSGKESSESWLIDSGCTNHMTYDKELFEELRNTEVKRMRIGNGEYLEVKGKGTVAITSYEGTKFVSDVLFVPKIDQNLLSVGQLLDKGYKVLFENKQCLIRDANGRDLFNVKMKGKSFTFNPMEKEQMAFKSRRMPSLNGNLYYIAFIDDLTRMCWIFLLKQKSEVAGVFWKFKARIENESGCMIQILRSDNGKEYTSETFNRFCEEAGIEHQWTAPYTPQQNGVSERRNIFIMEMTRCMLHEKNLPKGFWGEAANTAVFLQNRISTKAVKDQTPFEAWYGYKPSLKFLRVFGCLCFTYIPQVKRDKLDKKAEASIFVGYSTVSKAYRVFQPHTGRVIVSRDVYFVENEQWNWEDSTKTNQTYSAPNCFTIGSTLEELEDEGQDVLADDAPVRGTRLLSDIYQRCNMAICEPAGYHDAKK, from the exons ATGGAAGGAGGGTCCAGTTTTTCAGTTGTTGGACCACCAGTCTTCGATGGAGACAATTATCAGATGTGGGCAGTTCACATGGAGACTTACCTAAAGGCTTTGGATATTTGGGAACCTATAGAAGAGGATTACGAGGTCCCACCTCTTTCAACAAATCCTACTGTGGCACAGATTAAAGCACAAAAGGAAAAGAagacaaggaaatcaaag GATTACCTCAAGGCTGAATATGAAGGAGATGAGAGGATTCGTGGAATGAAAGTCCTAAATCTAATCAGGGATTTTGAGTTGCAGAAGATGAAGGAGTCTGAGTCAGTGAAAGAATATTTTGTCAGACTTCTCAGCATTGCCAACAAGGTGAGATTGCTTGGTTCTGAGTTGAACGACTCTAGAATCGTAGAAAAGCTGCTGGTCACTGTTCTAGAGAAGTTTGAAGCCACCAGTACTACTCTGGAGAACACCAAGGACCTGTCAAAGATCTCTCTCGTAGAGCTCTTGAATGCTTTACaagcacaagagcaaagaagatcCATGAGGCAAGAGGGAGTGATAGAAGGGGCCTTACCTGTCAAGCATCAAGACAACAAcaa ACCTGACGCCAAATGCTCCAAATGCAATCAACTTGGACATGAAGCAGTGATTTGCAAGGTCAAAGGCCAGGTACAAGAAGTAGATGCACAGGTAGTTGAtcaagaagaagaagatcaatTGTTCGTGATTACCTGTTTCTCAGGCAAAGAATCAAGTGAGAGCTGGTTGATTGATAGTGGGTGCACAAATCACATGACGTATGACAAGGAGCTCTTCGAGGAATTGAGAAACACTGAAGTCAAAAGAATGAGGATTGGAAATGGTGAGTACTTGGAAGTCAAGGGAAAAGGCACAGTAGCTATTACAAGCTATGAAGGTACAAAATTCGTTTCAGATGTTTTGTTTGtacctaaaattgatcaaaatctCTTAAGTGTTGGTCAGTTGCTAGATAAAGGCTATAAAGTGCTATTTGAGAATAAGCAGTGCTTGATCAGAGATGCTAATGGCAGAGACTTGTTCAATGTCAAAATGAAGGGAAAAAGTTTTACTTTTAATCCAATGGAAAAGGAGCAAATGGCTTTTAAATCCAGA AGAATGCCTTCGTTAAATGGTAACCTCTATTACATAGCCTTTATTGATGATCTAACAAGAATGTGTTGGATTTTTTTGTTGAAGCAAAAATCAGAAGTTGCTGGTGTGTTTTGGAAATTCAAAGCTAGAATTGAGAATGAAAGTGGATGCATGATTCAGATTTTAAGATCTGATAATGGCAAAGAGTATACTTCAGAAACTTTTAATAGGTTTTGTGAAGAGGCTGGAATTGAACATCAGTGGACGGCGCCATAcactccacaacaaaatggagtcaGTGAAAGGAGGAATATATTCATAATGGAGATGACTCGATGTATGCTTCATGAGAAGAATCTTCCAAAAGGCTTTTGGGGAGAAGCTGCAAACACTGCTGTGTTCTTGCAAAATCGGATTTCAACAAAAGCTGTAAAGGATCAGACGCCATTTGAAGCTTGGTATGGTTACAAACCTTCTTTAAAGTTTCTTAGAGTGTTTGGCTGCTTGTGTTTCACTTACATTCCACAGGTCAAGCGTGATAAGCTTGACAAAAAGGCAGAAGCTAGCATTTTTGTTGGGTATAGCACTGTATCTAAAGCTTACAGAGTCTTTCAACCACACACTGGACGTGTTATTGTGAGCAGAGATGTTtattttgttgaaaatgagcaATGGAATTGGGAAGACTCGACCAAGACGAACCAAACTTATAGTGCACCAAATTGTTTTACCATTGGCAGCACGTTAGAAGAGCTTGAAGATGAAGGGCAAGATGTTTTGGCTGATGACGCACCTGTCAGAGGTACAAGGCTGCTCTCCGACATTTACCAAAGATGTAACATGGCTATTTGTGAGCCTGCAGGGTATCATGATGCAAAAAAATAG